In Tenrec ecaudatus isolate mTenEca1 chromosome 4, mTenEca1.hap1, whole genome shotgun sequence, a single window of DNA contains:
- the FUT4 gene encoding alpha-(1,3)-fucosyltransferase 4 — protein MGAPWGRRRGRRGRRAGTGLPRTASALAAALLLGTLLAAYAFCGQLPPLPWAPPTPPRPVGVLLWWEPFRGRSVGAPRPPPDCWLRFNISGCRLLTDRSAYREAQAVLFHHRDLVKGPPDWPPPWDAPGRSAETLELRVLDDEEEAAAGALTEWGRRPPGQRWVWMNFESPSHSPGLRNLPGDLFNWTLSYRADSDIFVPYGYLYPRSHPSDQPPGLAPSLARKRGLVAWVVSHWNERHSRVRYYHQLSQHVAIDVFGKGGPGRPLPDSGLVHTVAGYKFYLAFENSQHLDYITEKLWRNSLLAGTVPVVLGPTRANYERFLPRGAFIHVDDFPSAASLAAYLQFLDGNPAAYRRYFHWRRRYAVHLTSFWDEPWCRTCQAVQTAGDRPKSVRNLAHWFER, from the coding sequence ATGGGGGCGCCGTGGGGCCGGCGGCGCGGGCGGCGCGGGCGGCGCGCTGGCACCGGGCTGCCCCGGACTGCCTCGGCGCTGGCGGCCGCCTTGCTGCTGGGCACCCTGCTGGCCGCCTACGCCTTCTGCGGGCAGCTGCCGCCGCTGCCCTGGGCCCCCCCGACCCCCCCGAGGCCGGTGGGCGTGCTGCTGTGGTGGGAGCCGTTCCGGGGGCGCAGTGTCGGCGCCCCGAGACCGCCCCCCGACTGCTGGCTGCGCTTCAACATCAGTGGCTGTCGCTTGCTCACAGACCGTTCGGCCTACCGGGAGGCACAAGCCGTGCTCTTCCACCACCGGGACCTGGTGAAGGGGCCCCCCGACTGGCCCCCTCCCTGGGACGCCCCGGGGCGCTCTGCCGAGACCCTGGAGCTGCGGGTGTTGGACGACGAGGAAGAGGCTGCCGCCGGAGCGCTGACGGAGTGGGGACGCCGGCCCCCAGGTCAGCGCTGGGTGTGGATGAACTTCGAGTCGCCCTCCCACTCCCCGGGGCTGCGAAACCTGCCCGGTGACCTCTTCAACTGGACGCTCTCCTACCGGGCCGACTCGGACATCTTCGTGCCTTATGGCTACCTCTACCCCAGGAGCCACCCCAGTGACCAACCGCCAGGCCTGGCCCCGTCGCTGGCCCGGAAGCGGGGCTTGGTGGCCTGGGTGGTGAGCCACTGGAACGAGCGCCACTCCCGAGTCCGCTACTACCATCAGCTGAGCCAGCACGTGGCCATCGACGTGTTCGGCAAGGGCGGGCCTGGACGGCCCTTGCCCGACAGCGGGCTCGTGCACACGGTGGCCGGCTACAAGTTCTACCTGGCCTTCGAGAACTCGCAGCACCTGGATTACATCACCGAGAAGCTCTGGCGCAACTCTTTGCTGGCCGGGACGGTGCCTGTGGTCCTGGGCCCCACTCGAGCCAACTACGAGCGCTTCTTGCCCCGCGGTGCCTTCATCCACGTGGACGACTTCCCCAGTGCAGCCTCCCTGGCCGCCTACCTGCAATTCCTGGACGGCAACCCGGCCGCCTACCGCCGCTACTTCCACTGGCGCCGGCGCTACGCCGTGCACCTCACCTCCTTCTGGGACGAGCCATGGTGCCGGACCTGCCAGGCTGTGCAGACGGCTGGGGACCGGCCCAAGAGCGTGCGCAACTTGGCACACTGGTTTGAACGATGA